A part of Cannabis sativa cultivar Pink pepper isolate KNU-18-1 chromosome 6, ASM2916894v1, whole genome shotgun sequence genomic DNA contains:
- the LOC115725541 gene encoding protein SABRE isoform X2, whose protein sequence is MIVGVVIKNVDIECGEVTVNLNEEMLSKSKSSSQASYQSDVAIESTVRSLDTKNVNKKPRAAAALSKYTSVIPEKLCFNLPKLDVKFVHREHNIVVENNIMGIQLKSIKSQASEDAGDSTRIDVQLDFSEIHLLREAGSSVLEILKVDVVSFVYVPTQPSLPIRAEVDVKLGGTRCNIIISRLQPWLRLHFSKKKRMVLQDEVSSIKSPPVSDAKAIMWTCTLSAPEMTIVLYSISGVPLYHGCSQSSHVYANNISDTGTAVHMELGELNLHLADEYQECLKENPFGVESNSGSLVHIAKVSLDWGKKDMESSEEDGPRCKLVLSVDVTGMGVYLTFKRVESIISTAMSFQALLKTLSASGKRTSQGRGGGRSSKSSGKGTRLLKFNLERCSVNFSGESVLENTVIDDPKRVNYGSQGGRVIISVSADGTPRRANIMSTLSNESKKLKYSISLDVFHFSLCVNKDKQSTQMELERARSIYQEYLDEQKMETKVTLFDMQNAKFVRRSGGLKEISVCSLFSATDITVRWEPDVHLMLFELSLKLKSLVHIQKLQQRSNEFMGDAEEKKHATVESGTSDKHKKKESIFAVDVEMLSISAEAGDGVDALVQVQSIFSENARIGVLLEGLILSFNGSRVFKSSRMQISRIPSVSMGSSGVKGPVSNTWDWVIQGLDVHICMPYRLQLRAIDDSVEDMLRCLKLVTAAKTSLIFPVKKDNLKAKKPSSINLGCLKFCIRKLTADIEEEPMQGWLDEHFQLMKNEASELAVRQKFLDDYVCKLNQSSKTADVSDSSQERKVCFNGIEIDIQDHSAVTKMQEEIYEKSFLSYYKACQNLLPSEGSGACRTGFQSGFRPSTARTSLLSITATDLDLSLTRIDGGDDGMIEVLKKLDPVCSENNIPFSRMYGRNINLHTSSLVVQLRNYTLPLFSATSGKCEGRVVLAQQATCFQPQIYQDVFIGKWRKVRMLRSASGTTPPMKTYSDLPLHFQKAEVSFGVGYEPAFADISYAFTVALRRANLSVRDSSGTSISQTQPLKKERSLPWWDEVRNYIHGSITLKFSETIWNVLGTVDPYEKLDKLQIISSFMEIQQSDGRVYVSAKDFKILVSSLESLASSRGVKLPRAVSIALIEAPEFTLEVTMDWECESGTPLNHYLYALPHEGEPRIKVYDPFRSTSLSLRWNFSLPSSCEKQSSTMRDTADVDGTVHDPPTVNFGAHDLAWMLRFWNMNYIPPHKLRSFSRWPRFGIPRVPRSGNLSLDKVMTEFMLRIDATPTCIKHMPLDDDDPAKGLTFNMDQLKYELCYSRGKQKYTFECKRDPLDLVYQGLDLHVLKAFLNKNQSTSIAKMVQMIRKNTQPASSEKVPGEKGNNTNNFSEKHSDDGFLLSSDYFTIRRQAPKADPATLLAWQEAGKRNDEITYVRSEYENDSESDEHTRSDPSYDDGYNVVIADNCQRVFVFGLKLLWTIENRDVVWSWVGGISKAFEPPKPSPSRQFAQRKLLEENQVRDGSDTQQDGILKPLTTSQGVSVPNQHTETSGSVSSPSHSVKVENSLPALKMENLSSVAIVKDGKLNGSEEDGTRHFMVNVFEPQFNLHSEEANGRFLLAAVSGRVLARSFHSVLQVGFEMIEQALGSGNLPIPECEPEMTWKRTELSVMLEHVQAHVAPTDVDPGAGLQWLPIVLRRSPKVKRTGALLERVFMPCDMYFRYTRHKGGTPELKVKPLKELTFNSHNITASMTSRQFQVMVDVLTNLLFARLPKPRKSSLSFPVEDDEDVEEEADEVVPDGVEEVELARVHLEEKEREQKLILNDIRKLSENSGDLYLEEGDLWWITGARSILVQGLKKELINAKKSRKEASASLRMALQKAAQLRLMEKEKNKSPSYAMRISLRINKVVWSMLVDGKSFAEAEINDLIYDFDRDYKDVGVALFTTKYFVVRNCLPNAKSDMLLSAWNPPPEWGKKVMLRVDAKQGAPKEGHSILEQFQVEIYPLKIHLTETMYRMMWEYLFPEEEQDSQRRQEVWKVSTTAGSKRVKKGSSTHDTPKENENPSKPSVSLSSVGQPSIVSDSCQALSLQNQTDNIVSRPTPVLRRTSSFDRSWEETVAESVATELVLQSISSSKNAPLDSVEQQDESSKNKLKDPKNLKTGRSSHEEKKVAKSHEEKRSRPRKMMEFHNIKISQVELLVTYEGSRFVVNDLKLLMDTFHRVEFTGTWRRLFSRVKKHIIWGVLKSVTGMQGKKFKDKAHSQRELTGSSVPDSDLNFSDNEGQAGKSDQYPLVWPNRPSDGAGDGFVTSIRGLFNTQRRKAKAFVLRTMRGETENNFQGDWSESDVELSPFARQLTMTKAKRLIRRHTKKFYSRQKASSSQQKESPPLSPRETTPFESDSSSGTSPYEDFHD, encoded by the exons ATGATAG TTGGTGTAGTCATCAAGAATGTGGACATAGAATGTGGGGAGGTCACTGTGAACCTAAATGAGGAGATGCTTTCAAAAAGCAAGAGTTCATCTCAAGCTTCTTATCAGTCTGATGTAGCTATAGAGTCAACTGTTCGCTCTTTGGACACTAAAAACGTAAACAAAAAACCACGCGCTGCTGCTGCTCTTTCAAAGTATACCTCTGTAATTCCAGAGAAG CTGTGCTTCAATTTACCAAAGTTGGATGTGAAATTTGTGCACCGAGAACACAATATTGTTGTTGAGAATAACATAATGGGAATCCAGTTGAAGAGCATCAAATCACAAGCCAGTGAAGATGCGGGAGATAGTACACGCATTGACGTTCAACTGGATTTTAGTGAGATTCAT CTACTTAGAGAAGCTGGCTCTTCTGTCCTGGAGATACTAAAAGTGGATGTCGTTTCATTTGTCTATGTTCCTACACAG CCATCATTACCTATTAGAGCTGAAGTTGATGTAAAACTTGGCGGTACTCGATGCAACATTATAATAAGTAGATTACAGCCATGGTTGCGCCTCCATTTTTCTAAAAAGAAGAGAATGGTGCTGCAGGATGAAGTTTCTTCTATTAAAAGCCCACCAGTTAGTGATGCCAAAGCTATTATGTGGACATGTACTCTTTCAGCTCCTGAGATGACTATTGTTCTTTATAGTATCAGTGGTGTGCCACTATATCAT GGTTGCTCTCAATCATCGCACGTATATGCAAATAACATTTCTGATACTGGAACCGCTGTACACATGGAACTTGGAGAATTAAATTTGCACCTAGCAGATGAATACCAAGAATGCTTGAAAGAAAACCCTTTTGGTGTTGAATCAAATTCTGGTTCCTTAGTGCACATAGCAAAGGTTAGTTTGGATTGGGGCAAGAAGGATATGGAATCATCTGAGGAAGATGGTCCCAGGTGTAAATTGGTTTTGTCTGTTGATGTAACTGGTATGGGTGTTTATTTGACTTTCAAGCGTGTTGAGTCAATTATATCAACAGCTATGTCTTTTCAAGCGCTCTTGAAAACTCTTTCTGCCTCTGGAAAAAGAACATCACAGGGGCGTGGTGGGGGGCGTTCATCCAAATCGTCAGGGAAGGGAACTCGACTTTTGAAGTTTAATCTTGAAAGGTGTTCTGTAAATTTCAGTGGTGAATCAGTTCTGGAAAATACTGTTATTGATGACCCTAAGCGTGTAAATTATGGATCACAAGGTGGTCGAGTTATAATAAGTGTCTCAGCTGATGGCACACCTCGACGTGCAAACATAATGTCTACACTTTCTAATGAATCCAAAAAGTTAAAGTATTCCATTTCTCTTGACGTATTTCATTTCAGTTTGTGTGTAAACAAGGATAAACAGTCAACGCAGATGGAACTTGAACGAGCTAGATCAATTTATCAGGAATATTTGGATGAGCAAAAAATGGAAACAAAAGTGACACTGTTTGACATGCAAAATGCTAAATTTGTACGACGATCTGGTGGTCTTAAAGAGATTTCTGTATGTTCTCTTTTCAGTGCAACTGATATTACAGTTAGGTGGGAGCCTGATGTACATCTAATGCTCTTTGAACTGAGTTTGAAATTAAAGTCACTTGTACACATTCAGAAACTTCAGCAACGAAGTAATGAGTTTATGGGAGATGCTGAAGAGAAGAAACATGCCACTGTTGAATCAGGAACTTCTGATAAGCACAAGAAAAAGGAATCTATTTTTGCTGTTGATGTGGAGATGCTGAGCATATCGGCTGAGGCTGGAGATGGGGTTGATGCACTGGTTCAGGTTCAGtcaattttttctgaaaatGCCCGAATTGGAGTACTTCTTGAAGGACTTATACTTAGTTTTAATGGTTCCAGAGTATTCAAAAGTAGCCGCATGCAAATTTCACGTATCCCTAGTGTCTCAATGGGTTCATCTGGTGTGAAAGGACCTGTAAGTAACACATGGGATTGGGTAATTCAAGGCCTTGATGTTCACATTTGCATGCCATACAGGTTGCAATTGCGTGCTATTGATGATTCTGTTGAGGATATGTTGCGCTGTCTTAAACTAGTAACTGCTGCTAAAACTAGTCTTATTTTTCCGGTGAAGAAAGATAACCTAAAAGCTAAGAAGCCCAGCTCAATAAATTTAGGCTGTCTCAAGTTTTGCATACGCAAGCTAACTGCTGATATTGAGGAGGAGCCAATGCAGGGTTGGCTTGATGAACATTTTCAACTGATGAAGAATGAGGCCTCTGAGTTAGCTGTTAGACAGAAATTTCTTGATGATTATGTATGCAAGCTGAACCAAAGCTCTAAAACTGCTGATGTAAGTGACTCTAGTCAGGAAAGAAAGGTTTGCTTTAATGGAATTGAGATCGATATACAAGATCATTCAGCTGTCACTAAAATGcaggaagaaatttatgaaaaatcATTCCTGTCATATTACAAGGCATGTCAAAATCTATTACCATCAGAAGGTTCAGGAGCTTGCCGTACAGGGTTTCAGTCTGGTTTTAGGCCAAGCACTGCTAGAACTTCTCTTCTCTCCATTACAGCTACTGATTTGGATTTAAGCTTGACAAGGATTGATGGTGGGGATGATGGCATGATAGAGGTTTTAAAGAAGCTTGATCCTGTCTGTAGTGAAAATAATATACCATTTTCTAGAATGTATGGGAGGAATATTAACTTGCATACAAGCTCTCTTGTGGTTCAACTACGAAATTATACTCTTCCCCTGTTTTCTGCTACTTCTGGGAAATGTGAAGGTCGTGTTGTGCTTGCGCAGCAG GCAACTTGTTTTCAACCTCAAATTTACCAAGATGTCTTCATTGGGAAATGGAGAAAAGTGCGCATGCTTCGATCTGCTAGTGGTACAACTCCACCAATGAAAACATATTCAGATCTGCCTCTTCATTTTCAGAAAGCAGAAGTGTCAtttggagtcggatatgagcCAGCTTTTGCTGATATTAGCTATGCTTTTACTGTGGCTCTTCGTAGGGCTAATTTAAGTGTGAGAGATTCTTCTGGTACATCCATTTCACAAACACAGCCGTTAAAAAAGGAGCGAAGTTTACCTTGGTGGGATGAAGTAAGAAATTACATTCATGGAAGTATCACCTTAAAGTTTTCTGAAACCATATGGAATGTTCTTGGAACTGTTGATCCTTATGAGAAGCTTGACAAACTTCAAATTATCTCTAGTTTTATGGAGATTCAACAGTCAGATGGCCGTGTTTATGTTTCCGCCAAGGATTTTAAGATTTTAGTTAGCAGTTTAGAGAGTTTAGCAAGCAGTCGTGGTGTAAAACTTCCTAGAGCTGTGTCAATTGCACTTATTGAAGCACCGGAGTTTACCCTTGAAGTTACAATGGATTGGGAATGTGAATCTGGCACTCCTTTGAATCATTATTTATATGCACTTCCACATGAAGGGGAACCTCGCATAAAAGTCTACGATCCCTTCCGATCTACTTCGTTGTCTCTGCGCTGGAACTTTTCTCTACCTTCTTCTTGTGAAAAGCAATCTTCTACCATGAGAGACACTGCTGATGTAGATGGAACTGTTCATGATCCTCCAACAGTGAATTTTGGAGCTCATGACCTAGCATGGATGCTAAGGTTCTGGAACATGAATTATATTCCTCCTCACAAACTGCGTTCCTTCTCTCGTTGGCCTCGTTTTGGAATTCCAAGAGTTCCAAGGTCAGGCAACTTGTCCTTAGACAAAGTTATGACTGAATTCATGCTCCGTATAGATGCTACTCCTACTTGTATAAAGCATATGCCACTAGATGATGATGATCCAGCCAAAGGACTGACATTCAATATGGATCAGCTAAAATATGAACTCTGTTATAGTCGAGGGAAGCAAAAGTACACTTTTGAATGCAAGCGTGACCCTCTTGATCTTGTTTACCAGGGTCTTGACCTTCATGTGCTTAAGGCATTTCTAAATAAAAACCAAAGTACCAGTATTGCAAAAATGGTTCAAATGATAAGGAAAAACACACAACCTGCATCAAGTGAGAAAGTTCCTGGTGAAAAAGGTAACAACACGAACAACTTCTCAGAGAAGCATAGTGATGATGGATTTTTGTTATCATCTGATTATTTCACAATCAGAAGGCAAGCTCCTAAGGCTGACCCTGCTACGTTGTTAGCTTGGCAAGAAGCTGGAAAAAGAAATGACGAGATAACATATGTGAGGTCTGAGTATGAAAATGATAGTGAGAGTGATGAGCATACAAGATCTGATCCAAGTTATGATGATGGGTACAATGTGGTAATAGCTGACAATTGCCAGCGTGTTTTTGTTTTTGGTCTCAAGCTTTTGTGGACAATAGAGAATAGAGATGTTGTCTGGTCTTGGGTTGGTGGTATATCCAAAGCATTTGAACCCCCGAAACCTTCTCCATCTCGACAGTTTGCACAGAGAAAATTGCTTGAGGAGAACCAAGTACGTGATGGATCTGATACACAGCAAGATGGGATCTTAAAGCCCCTTACTACCAGCCAAGGTGTAAGTGTTCCTAACCAACATACAGAGACATCGGGATCAGTTTCATCTCCGTCACATTCAGTCAAAGTAGAAAACTCATTGCCTGCACTTAAAATGGAGAACTTGTCATCTGTTGCAATTG TTAAAGATGGAAAACTTAATGGTTCTGAAGAAGATGGAACTCGTCATTTCATGGTGAATGTTTTTGAGCCACAGTTTAACCTTCACTCAGAAGAGGCTAAT GGAAGATTTCTGCTTGCTGCTGTCAGTGGTCGTGTTTTAGCCCGGTCATTTCATTCAGTGCTTCAAGTTGGCTTTGAGATGATTGAGCAAGCACTTGGTAGTGGAAATCTCCCTATTCCAGAGTGTGAACCCGAAATGACATGGAAGCGCACGGAATTATCAGTGATGTTAGAGCATGTTCAGGCTCATGTGGCTCCTACTGATGTTGACCCTGGGGCTGGATTGCAGTGGCTTCCCATAGTTCTTAGAAGGTCTCCCAAAGTTAAACGTACTGGTGCTCTTCTTGAGAGAGTATTTATGCCTTGCGATATGTATTTTCGGTACACAAGGCACAAAGGTGGGACTCCAGAATTAAAG GTGAAGCCCTTGAAAGAGCTCACTTTTAATTCTCATAATATCACGGCCTCAATGACTTCACGTCAATTTCAAGTTATGGTGGATGTCTTGACAAATCTTCTTTTTGCCCGTTTACCTAA GCCTCGTAAAAGTAGCCTTTCATTTCCCGttgaagatgatgaagatgTTGAGGAGGAAGCAGATGAGGTGGTTCCTGATGGTGTTGAAGAGGTGGAGCTTGCAAGAGTTCATCTTGAGGAGAAAGAGCGAGAGCAAAAGTTGATACTCAATGACATTAGGAAATTGTCTGAGAATTCTGGAGACCTATACCTAGAGGAGGGGGACCTTTGGTGGATTACTGGTGCAAGGTCCATTCTG GTGCAAGGACTAAAGAAAGAGCTTATTAATGCCAAGAAATCTAGGAAGGAAGCATCTGCATCATTGAGGATGGCTCTACAGAAAGCTGCTCAACTACGGCTTATGGAGAAAGAGAAGAACAAAAGTCCATCATATGCTATGCGTATATCTCTGCGAATTAACAAAGTGGTTTGGAGCATGCTTGTTGATGGTAAATCTTTTGCTGAAGCTGAGATAAATGACTTG ATTTATGACTTTGACCGAGATTACAAGGATGTTGGAGTTGCTCTTTTCACAACTAAATATTTTGTTGTCCGAAACTGCCTGCCCAACGCAAAGTCAGATATGCTTTTATCAGCATGGAATCCTCCACCAGAGTGGGGAAA aaaagttatgcttcGTGTGGATGCAAAACAGGGAGCTCCGAAGGAGGGTCATTCTATCCTTGAACAATTTCAG GTTGAGATTTACCCCCTTAAAATCCATCTGACGGAGACCATGTACCGGATGATGTGGGAATATTTATTCCCCGAAGAAGAACAAGATTCACAGAGGCGGCAG GAAGTCTGGAAGGTTTCTACAACTGCGGGTTCAAAACGTGTTAAGAAAGGCTCTTCAACTCATGACACTCCAAAAGAGAATGAGAACCCATCAAAACCAAGTGTCTCCTTGTCATCCGTCGGTCAACCCTCTATTGTATCTGATTCTTGTCAA GCTTTGAGCTTGCAAAACCAGACAGATAATATTGTTAGCAGGCCAACCCCAGTGTTACGGAGAACTTCTTCTTTTGATAGATCATGGGAAGAGACTGTGGCAGAGTCTGTTGCTACTGAGCTGGTCTTGCAGAGTATTTCTTCTTCCAAAAATGCTCCACTTGATTCTGTCGAGCAACAAGATGAATCGTCAAAGAATAAACTGAAAGATCCCAAGAATCTCAAAACTGGTAGGTCATCCCATGAAGagaaaaaagtagcaaaatcaCACGAGGAGAAAAGATCTAGGCCACGAAAAATGATGGAGTTTCATAATATTAAGATTAGCCAG GTTGAGCTGCTGGTTACTTATGAGGGATCAAGGTTTGTTGTGAATGATCTTAAGTTACTAATGGATACATTTCACCGCGTTGAGTTTACGGGGACTTGGCGGAGATTATTCTCGCGTGTTAAGAAGCATATCATATGGGGTGTCTTAAAGTCCGTAACGGGGATGCAG GGCAAGAAGTTTAAAGACAAAGCACATAGTCAGAGAGAACTGACTGGGTCTAGTGTGCCTGATAGCGATCTTAATTTCAGCGACAATGAAGGTCAGGCAGGAAAATCTGATCAGTACCCGTTGGTTTGGCCTAACCGTCCAAGTGATGGAGCAGGCGATGGCTTTGTCACTTCAATTAGAGGTCTATTCAATACTCAACGACGCAAGGCAAAGGCGTTTGTTTTGAGGACAATGAGGGGTGAAAcggaaaataatttccaaggtgaTTGGAGCGAAAGTGACGTAGAGTTGTCTCCCTTTGCTAGGCAACTCACGATGACAAAGGCTAAGAGGCTTATAAGGCGCCACACGAAAAAGTTCTACTCTAGACAAAAAG CTTCCTCGTCCCAACAGAAAGAATCACCTCCCTTATCACCAAGGGAGACCACTCCATTCGAAAGTGATTCTTCAAGTGGAACCTCGCCATACGAGGATTTTCATGACTAG